One Chanodichthys erythropterus isolate Z2021 chromosome 10, ASM2448905v1, whole genome shotgun sequence DNA segment encodes these proteins:
- the LOC137028103 gene encoding hatching enzyme 1.2-like has product MDTRASLSILLLLFGISQASPLLLRSYLQMFEGVFVSEPETLDITTRILETNNGSSEVLIEGDLGPLVFPKTRNALYCLNCFWKKNSNNVVEVPYIVSAEFSNYDRSVIANAMSAFHAKTCIRFVARSSQTDYISIENKDGCYSSLGRTGGKQVVSLNRQGCVYTGIAQHELNHALGFYHEQTRSDHDKYVKINWENLSPDMTYNFEKQNTNNQNTPYDYSSIMHYGRTAFAIQFGMDSLLRSCATGCRDDEAFTMDDLGADVKAPILGLIWILLRYTGGRHRC; this is encoded by the exons ATGGACACAAGAGCCTCCCTCTCcattctgctgctgctgtttggcATCTCCCAGGCGTCTCCTCTCTTGTTAAGATCCTATCTA CAGATGTTTGAAGGCGTATTTGTATCAGAGCCTGAAACTCTGGACATCACCACAAGAATTTTGGAGACCAACAATG GATCATCTGAAGTCTTGATTGAAGGAGatctggg acccctggtCTTTCCCAAAACCAGAAATGCTCTCTACTGCTTGAACTGTTTCTGGAAGAAAAACTCTAACAACGTAGTGGAGGTCCCGTACATAGTGAGCGCTGAATTCT CCAATTACGACAGATCTGTGATTGCGAACGCCATGTCGGCCTTTCATGCCAAAACCTGCATCCGCTTTGTGGCCAGATCATCTCAGACTGACTACATCAGTATCGAGAACAAAGATGG GTGCTACTCTTCTCTAGGTAGAACTGGTGGCAAACAGGTGGTCTCCCTCAACAGGCAAGGCTGTGTGTACACTGGCATCGCTCAACATGAGCTGAATCATGCCCTGGGCTTCTACCACGAGCAAACCAGGAGCGATCATGACAAGTACGTCAAAATCAACTGGGAGAACTTGTCTCCTGACATGACCTACAACTTCGAGAAACAGAACACCAACAACCAAAACACTCCATACGACTACAGCTCCATCATGCACTATGGAAGAACAGCCTTCGCCATCCAATt CGGTATGGACAGTTTGTTGAGGAgctgtgccactggctgtcgtgacgatgaggccttcacaatggatgatctaggcGCCGATGTCAAGGCGCCGATCCTCGGTCTCATCTGGATACTGTTACGGTACACAGGAGGCAGACACAGATGTTAA
- the LOC137029068 gene encoding hatching enzyme 1.2-like: MDTRASLSILLLLFGISQASPLMMFEGVFVSEPETLDITTRILDTNNGSSEVLIEGDLVFPKTRNALYCLNNNCFWKKNSNNIVEVPYIVSAEFSNYDRSVIANAMSAFHAKTCIRFVARSSQTDYISIENKDGCYSSLGRTGGKQVVSLNRQGCVYTGIAQHELNHALGFYHEQTRSDRDKYVKINWENLSPDMSYNFEKQNTNNQNTPYDYSSIMHYGRTAFAIQPGLETITPIPDATVEIGQMQGLSNIDILRINKLYGCGR; this comes from the exons ATGGACACAAGAGCCTCCCTCTCcattctgctgctgctgtttggcATCTCCCAGGCGTCTCCTCTCATG ATGTTTGAAGGCGTATTTGTATCAGAGCCTGAAACTCTGGACATCACCACAAGAATTTTGGACACCAACAATG gATCATCTGAAGTCTTGATTGAAGGAGATCTGGTCTTTCCCAAAACCAGAAATGCTCTCTACTGCTTGAACAACAACTGTTTCTGGAAGAAAAACTCTAACAACATAGTGGAGGTCCCGTACATAGTGAGCGCTGAATTCT CCAATTATGACAGATCTGTGATTGCGAACGCCATGTCGGCCTTTCATGCCAAAACCTGCATCCGCTTTGTGGCCAGATCATCTCAGACTGACTACATCAGTATTGAGAACAAAGATGG GTGCTACTCTTCTCTAGGTAGAACTGGTGGCAAACAGGTGGTCTCCCTCAACAGGCAAGGCTGTGTGTACACTGGCATCGCTCAACATGAGCTGAATCATGCCCTGGGCTTCTACCACGAGCAAACCAGGAGCGATCGTGACAAGTACGTCAAAATCAACTGGGAGAACTTGTCTCCTGACATGTCCTACAACTTCGAGAAACAGAACACCAACAACCAAAACACTCCATACGACTACAGCTCCATCATGCACTATGGAAGAACAGCCTTCGCCATCCAGCCTGGGCTGGAAACCATCACTCCCATTCCTGATGCCACGGTGGAAATCGGACAGATGCAGGGACTGTCCAACATTGACATCCTGAGGATCAACAAGCTGTACGGATGCGGAAGATGA
- the LOC137029069 gene encoding hatching enzyme 1.2-like, with product MDTRASLSILLLLFGISQASPLMMFEGVFVSEPETLDITTRILDTNNGSSEVLIEGDLVFPKTRNALYCLNNNCFWKKNSNNIVEVPYIVSAEFSNYDRSVIANAMSAFHAKTCIRFVARSSQTDYISIENKDGCYSSLGRTGGKQVVSLNRQGCVYTGIAQHELNHALGFYHEQTRSDRDKYVKINWENLSPDMSYNFEKQNTNNQNTPYDYSSIMHYGRTAFAIQPGLETITPIPDATVEIGQMQGLSNIDILRINKLYGCGR from the exons ATGGACACAAGAGCCTCCCTCTCcattctgctgctgctgtttggcATCTCCCAGGCGTCTCCTCTCATG ATGTTTGAAGGCGTATTTGTATCAGAGCCTGAAACTCTGGACATCACCACAAGAATTTTGGACACCAACAATG gATCATCTGAAGTCTTGATTGAAGGAGATCTGGTCTTTCCCAAAACCAGAAATGCTCTCTACTGCTTGAACAACAACTGTTTCTGGAAGAAAAACTCTAACAACATAGTGGAGGTCCCGTACATAGTGAGCGCTGAATTCT CCAATTATGACAGATCTGTGATTGCGAACGCCATGTCGGCCTTTCATGCCAAAACCTGCATCCGCTTTGTGGCCAGATCATCTCAGACTGACTACATCAGTATTGAGAACAAAGATGG GTGCTACTCTTCTCTAGGTAGAACTGGTGGCAAACAGGTGGTCTCCCTCAACAGGCAAGGCTGTGTGTACACTGGCATCGCTCAACATGAGCTGAATCATGCCCTGGGCTTCTACCACGAGCAAACCAGGAGCGATCGTGACAAGTACGTCAAAATCAACTGGGAGAACTTGTCTCCTGACATGTCCTACAACTTCGAGAAACAGAACACCAACAACCAAAACACTCCATACGACTACAGCTCCATCATGCACTATGGAAGAACAGCCTTCGCCATCCAGCCTGGGCTGGAAACCATCACTCCCATTCCTGATGCCACAGTGGAAATCGGACAGATGCAGGGACTGTCCAACATTGACATCCTGAGGATCAACAAGCTGTACGGATGCGGAAGATGA